A single Anatilimnocola floriformis DNA region contains:
- a CDS encoding coproporphyrinogen-III oxidase family protein gives MTIETIKTEVGSYFISNYPPFSQWTTAALPEVEAALHSPPQTATPLGLYLHIPFCRKRCKFCYFRVYTDKNAHDVEYYVSALSKEIELVSQLPVMGGRPFRFVYFGGGTPSFLSAKQLTSLVDRLRKHVNWSHAEEVTFECEPGTLSEPKVHTLKELGVTRLSLGVENFSDAVLEENGRAHLSAEVYKAWSWIQAAQFANVNIDLISGMVGESWDNWRDCIKKTIELSPDSVTIYQMELPFNTVYSKDILGNQIETPVADWPTKRAWLNYAYDELQAVGYHISSAYTLVKDPQKVNFSYRDNLWKGSDLLATGVASFGHVAGVHYQNKTEWGDYTKTLLEDNKLPLFRALRPTKHQLLIRELILLLKKGYLDVNYFRNKYGVDVLEEFRDAWQQHVAEGMLTFDNDRVTLTRDGLLHADALLPAFFESQHQGVRYT, from the coding sequence GTGACTATCGAAACTATCAAAACCGAAGTTGGCAGTTACTTCATCTCCAACTATCCGCCGTTCTCGCAGTGGACCACGGCGGCGTTGCCGGAGGTGGAAGCTGCGCTCCATTCGCCGCCCCAAACCGCCACGCCGCTGGGGCTGTATCTGCACATTCCGTTCTGTCGCAAACGCTGCAAGTTTTGCTACTTCCGCGTTTACACCGACAAGAACGCGCACGATGTCGAGTATTACGTCTCGGCGTTGTCGAAAGAGATCGAACTGGTCAGCCAGTTGCCCGTCATGGGCGGCCGGCCGTTTCGCTTCGTCTATTTCGGTGGCGGCACGCCGTCGTTCTTGAGTGCCAAGCAGTTGACGTCGCTCGTCGATCGGTTGCGGAAGCACGTGAACTGGAGTCACGCCGAAGAAGTGACGTTTGAATGTGAACCTGGCACGCTTTCGGAGCCGAAGGTTCATACGCTGAAGGAACTGGGTGTAACGCGACTGAGCCTGGGCGTGGAAAACTTCAGCGATGCGGTGCTGGAGGAGAACGGCCGAGCGCATCTTTCAGCCGAAGTTTACAAAGCCTGGAGTTGGATTCAAGCCGCGCAGTTTGCGAACGTTAACATCGACCTGATCAGCGGCATGGTCGGCGAGAGTTGGGACAACTGGCGCGACTGCATCAAGAAGACGATCGAGCTGTCGCCCGACAGCGTGACGATTTATCAAATGGAGTTGCCGTTTAACACGGTTTACTCAAAGGATATTCTCGGCAATCAAATCGAGACGCCAGTCGCCGATTGGCCGACAAAGCGGGCCTGGCTGAACTACGCGTACGACGAACTGCAGGCCGTTGGCTATCACATTTCGAGCGCTTACACGCTCGTCAAAGATCCGCAAAAGGTCAACTTCAGCTACCGCGATAACTTGTGGAAGGGCTCCGATCTGCTCGCCACCGGCGTGGCCAGCTTTGGGCACGTGGCGGGCGTGCATTATCAAAACAAAACCGAGTGGGGCGATTACACGAAAACATTGCTCGAGGACAACAAGCTGCCGTTATTCCGCGCGCTGCGGCCGACGAAGCATCAGTTGCTCATTCGCGAATTGATTCTGCTGCTGAAGAAGGGTTACCTCGACGTCAACTATTTCCGCAACAAGTACGGCGTCGACGTGCTCGAAGAATTTCGCGATGCTTGGCAGCAACATGTCGCCGAAGGCATGCTGACGTTCGACAACGATCGTGTCACGCTCACGCGCGATGGCTTGCTCCATGCCGATGCGTTGTTGCCGGCGTTCTTCGAGTCGCAGCATCAAGGGGTTCGCTACACTTGA
- a CDS encoding PQQ-binding-like beta-propeller repeat protein, which translates to MFARQQLPLVALISFLLSAVASAQSPPAEAQLKDLGTRKTGVDWPIFLGPTQDSKSSETGIITKWSANKPRIVWQANLGTGYGAPTISKGRLFQFERIGDSARVYSLNAETGKELWKYEYPTDYSDYFGYNNGPRCSPAIDGNRVYAYGAEGMLTCLTADAGKLIWQVDTKKDFGVVQNFFGVGSTPVIEGDLLIVMVGGSPADSQSLGAGNLDRVEGDGSGIVAFDKFTGKVKYKLTDELASYASLKLATINGRRWCFSFSRGGLVGFEPKTGKLDFEYPWRAKILESVNAAMPVVVGDQVFISETYGPGSSLLKVAPGTSEIVWKDDDRRRQKAMMTHWNTPVHHDGYLYGSSGRHTENAELRCIDWKTGKVKWSEPGLTRSSLLYADGHFICQAEYGQLIVFKANPEKYDPVSVVELTPPQAAGPAFGPAPKAPAAGKVLLKYPCWAAPILSHGLLYVRGDDRLICLELIPEKS; encoded by the coding sequence ATGTTCGCCCGCCAACAGCTGCCACTCGTCGCGCTGATTTCGTTTTTGCTTTCAGCCGTCGCCAGTGCGCAGTCGCCACCTGCCGAAGCACAACTAAAAGATCTCGGCACGCGTAAAACCGGCGTCGATTGGCCGATCTTCCTCGGCCCCACGCAGGACAGCAAATCGTCCGAGACCGGCATCATCACCAAGTGGTCGGCGAACAAGCCGCGCATCGTCTGGCAAGCCAATCTCGGCACGGGCTACGGCGCACCGACCATCAGCAAGGGCCGGCTCTTTCAATTCGAGCGGATCGGCGATTCGGCTCGCGTTTATTCGCTGAATGCTGAGACGGGCAAGGAACTGTGGAAGTACGAATACCCGACCGATTACTCCGACTACTTCGGCTACAACAATGGTCCCCGCTGCTCGCCAGCGATCGACGGCAATCGTGTGTATGCCTACGGCGCCGAAGGGATGCTCACCTGCCTCACCGCCGACGCGGGGAAGCTGATCTGGCAGGTCGATACCAAAAAAGATTTCGGCGTGGTGCAGAATTTCTTCGGTGTCGGCAGCACGCCGGTGATCGAAGGCGACTTGCTGATTGTGATGGTCGGCGGCAGTCCTGCCGATTCGCAATCGCTGGGCGCGGGAAATCTAGATCGCGTCGAGGGTGACGGCAGCGGCATTGTGGCGTTCGATAAATTTACCGGCAAGGTGAAATACAAACTCACCGATGAACTCGCCAGTTATGCATCGCTGAAACTCGCCACGATCAACGGCCGGCGGTGGTGTTTTTCATTCAGCCGCGGCGGGCTGGTCGGTTTCGAACCAAAGACCGGCAAGCTCGATTTCGAATATCCCTGGCGGGCGAAGATTCTCGAAAGCGTGAACGCCGCCATGCCGGTCGTCGTCGGCGATCAGGTTTTCATCAGCGAAACTTACGGCCCGGGCAGTTCACTGCTGAAGGTCGCGCCCGGCACGAGCGAAATTGTTTGGAAAGATGACGACCGCCGCCGGCAGAAAGCGATGATGACCCACTGGAACACGCCCGTTCATCACGATGGCTACCTCTACGGCAGCAGCGGCCGACACACTGAGAACGCCGAACTCCGTTGCATCGACTGGAAAACCGGCAAAGTGAAATGGAGCGAACCGGGCCTCACACGCAGTTCACTCCTATATGCCGACGGCCATTTCATCTGCCAGGCTGAGTACGGCCAGCTGATTGTCTTCAAAGCCAACCCGGAAAAGTATGACCCGGTCAGTGTCGTGGAACTCACGCCGCCGCAGGCAGCCGGCCCGGCCTTTGGTCCCGCGCCGAAAGCGCCAGCCGCAGGCAAGGTGCTCTTAAAATATCCCTGCTGGGCCGCGCCGATTCTGTCGCATGGCTTGCTCTACGTGCGCGGCGATGATCGGTTGATTTGTTTGGAATTGATTCCTGAGAAGTCGTAG
- a CDS encoding Uma2 family endonuclease, which produces MSISSLPPPTDKLITAAELLTIATDGRVSELVRGRLVDMPPTQWAHGKVCLAIGAILTKYIDQYDVGHGTVNDSGIITKRNPDTVRGADAAFGSYVRLPKDQPPLGYWPVSPEIVFEVLSPTDRPGATLTKVAEYLGADVLAVVVVDFEDYCVYLNARNRSPQTLNLQDQLNLKQFLPESLPEWNVSIREFFKYLPNLPV; this is translated from the coding sequence ATGTCGATTTCATCACTTCCACCACCGACTGACAAGCTAATCACCGCAGCAGAATTGCTGACGATTGCCACTGATGGGCGCGTATCAGAACTAGTTCGTGGAAGGCTTGTCGACATGCCGCCAACGCAATGGGCACATGGTAAAGTGTGTTTGGCAATCGGCGCAATTCTGACGAAATACATCGACCAGTACGACGTCGGACATGGGACCGTCAACGATAGCGGGATTATCACGAAGCGAAATCCCGATACAGTCCGTGGCGCCGACGCAGCTTTCGGTAGCTATGTACGCTTGCCGAAAGACCAACCTCCGCTCGGCTATTGGCCTGTTTCACCAGAGATAGTGTTCGAAGTTCTGAGCCCTACGGATCGCCCCGGTGCAACACTTACTAAGGTTGCTGAGTATCTGGGTGCTGATGTACTTGCTGTGGTCGTCGTCGACTTCGAAGATTACTGCGTCTATCTGAATGCCCGTAACCGCTCGCCGCAGACGTTGAACCTCCAAGATCAACTCAATTTGAAACAATTCCTGCCGGAATCTCTTCCCGAATGGAATGTCTCCATTCGGGAGTTCTTCAAATACCTGCCAAATCTCCCTGTATAA
- a CDS encoding aldehyde dehydrogenase family protein yields the protein MLNIPVLRWGEPYESLEVDEIKHFYTGEPIAKVSQANGGIVKRDMTKAWKCRDILRQFPISDLIAKLKVAADLYETATLPMGDGQQSPEDFVKQQSSTTGLPEVLCRANIPKNSFVLRNMDKIMDCLTRGLDLNILTKGWGLEHRGVIVSYQCQAPVLGAVLPSNSPGVHTLWLPVIPLQVGLALKPGSQEPWTAYRIVSAFTQAGIPKEVFGLYPGGHDAGGALLEALDRSMIFGSAQTVEKYKGNPRVQAHGPGFSKIILGDDEVDNWEQHIDLMAESIATNSGRGCINASGVWASRHTEEIAKALAEKLGPIEVLPPDSPNSKLAAFTVPGQGKSVWNVIEQDLKESGVKDMTSFYGERLVERELCSYLRPVIAHSNSPDTGIVKKEYMFPFATVVKCPEDQLLKKMGYTLVCTAITKNEKLINQLSDATYIDRLNIGPIPTTRLNWLQPHEGSIIDFLYRSRAYQVAGV from the coding sequence ATGCTCAATATTCCCGTGCTCCGTTGGGGCGAACCCTACGAGTCGCTCGAAGTCGACGAAATCAAGCACTTCTACACTGGCGAGCCGATTGCCAAGGTCAGCCAAGCCAATGGCGGCATCGTCAAACGCGATATGACGAAGGCTTGGAAGTGCCGCGACATTCTGCGGCAGTTTCCGATCAGCGATTTGATTGCCAAGCTGAAGGTCGCTGCCGATCTATATGAGACGGCCACGCTGCCGATGGGCGACGGCCAGCAATCGCCCGAAGATTTCGTGAAGCAGCAGTCGTCGACGACCGGTCTGCCGGAAGTTCTCTGCCGGGCCAATATTCCGAAGAACAGCTTCGTGCTGCGGAACATGGACAAGATCATGGACTGCCTGACGCGCGGTCTCGATCTGAACATTCTGACGAAGGGCTGGGGCCTGGAGCATCGCGGCGTGATCGTGAGCTATCAATGCCAGGCACCGGTTCTCGGCGCGGTTCTGCCGTCGAACTCGCCGGGTGTACACACGCTCTGGCTGCCGGTTATTCCGCTGCAAGTTGGTCTCGCCCTGAAGCCCGGTTCGCAAGAACCGTGGACGGCCTATCGCATCGTTTCGGCCTTCACGCAGGCCGGCATTCCGAAGGAAGTTTTCGGTTTGTATCCCGGTGGTCACGATGCGGGCGGCGCGCTCCTCGAAGCCCTCGATCGCTCTATGATTTTCGGCAGCGCGCAAACGGTCGAGAAATACAAAGGCAACCCGCGCGTGCAAGCGCACGGACCTGGTTTCTCGAAGATCATTCTCGGCGACGACGAAGTCGATAACTGGGAACAGCACATCGACCTGATGGCCGAGAGCATCGCCACTAACAGCGGCCGCGGCTGCATCAACGCGAGCGGCGTGTGGGCCTCGCGCCATACGGAAGAAATCGCCAAGGCCCTCGCCGAGAAGCTGGGTCCGATCGAAGTCCTGCCGCCGGACAGTCCGAATTCGAAGCTCGCAGCATTCACCGTTCCTGGCCAAGGCAAAAGCGTGTGGAATGTGATCGAACAGGACCTGAAGGAAAGCGGCGTGAAGGACATGACGTCGTTCTACGGCGAGCGGCTTGTCGAGCGCGAGCTTTGTTCCTACTTGCGGCCCGTCATTGCGCACAGCAACTCGCCCGATACGGGCATTGTGAAGAAGGAATACATGTTCCCCTTCGCGACTGTCGTGAAATGCCCGGAAGATCAACTGCTGAAGAAGATGGGCTACACGCTGGTCTGCACGGCGATCACCAAGAACGAAAAGCTGATTAATCAGCTGAGCGACGCAACCTACATCGACCGTCTCAACATCGGGCCGATCCCGACGACGCGGCTCAACTGGTTGCAGCCGCACGAAGGAAGCATCATCGACTTCTTGTATCGCTCGCGGGCGTATCAGGTAGCGGGAGTTTAG
- a CDS encoding DUF4058 family protein: MPSPFPGMDPYLEEPNLWSDVHLTLIIAMRGALNAQMPRGFVASADKYVWIHEPDAGTRTRVVRPDGFIVQHEEDVPANPSPAITSAPAMIVIPATRREGNKYLKIRDVRTRRLVTVIEMLSPSNKEPGPDREAYLTKRIDYLTAGVNLVEIDLLRGGLRLPLGEVSPERFDYYAMVCRANEMPAAGFWPFTVRDPFPRIPVPLTPTESDLQLDLKSCLDWAFQQGMYEIDINYSEPAVPPLSPADAEWARQLTMK, encoded by the coding sequence ATGCCCAGTCCATTTCCAGGCATGGATCCCTATCTGGAGGAACCAAACCTCTGGTCGGATGTGCATTTGACGCTGATCATTGCCATGCGCGGCGCATTGAACGCACAGATGCCGCGCGGCTTTGTCGCATCGGCCGACAAGTATGTCTGGATTCACGAGCCCGATGCGGGAACGCGGACTCGTGTGGTGCGGCCGGACGGCTTCATCGTTCAGCACGAAGAGGATGTACCCGCTAATCCTTCACCAGCCATTACTTCTGCTCCGGCAATGATCGTCATCCCGGCGACGCGTCGTGAGGGGAATAAGTACTTGAAGATCAGGGACGTACGCACTCGCCGGTTGGTCACCGTCATCGAAATGCTAAGCCCTTCGAACAAAGAGCCAGGGCCGGATCGCGAAGCCTATTTGACAAAGCGCATTGACTACCTCACAGCCGGTGTGAATCTCGTAGAGATCGACTTGTTACGCGGAGGCCTGCGATTACCCCTAGGCGAAGTATCGCCTGAACGATTCGATTACTATGCGATGGTATGTCGCGCGAATGAAATGCCGGCGGCGGGATTTTGGCCATTTACGGTGCGCGACCCGTTTCCCAGGATTCCCGTTCCCCTAACGCCGACCGAGTCGGATCTTCAACTAGACTTGAAGTCTTGCCTCGATTGGGCGTTTCAGCAGGGGATGTACGAAATTGACATTAACTACAGCGAACCTGCCGTCCCACCACTTTCACCTGCTGATGCCGAATGGGCTAGGCAGCTCACAATGAAATAG
- a CDS encoding outer membrane protein assembly factor BamB family protein: protein MRSAENQLSRREALRTLAATSLLASPLLANAKLFAADPVALPKASEKNWPLFRGDVLATGLSPSKVPDKVDELWKMTVKDGAFEGTPVIVDGVVYIGDLDGKLFALNLSDGKEKWHWKIDSGFMAAPAVRDGLIYLGDIDGVCHCIDAATGKEKWKFTAEAEVDSSANFWQDKVLFGSQDRHLYCLDAQTGKLVWKFAIDDQIRCTPTVVGDRCFVAGCDSKLHIIDLKKGAAETNVPIDGPTGVTPAVLGDHVFFGTEGGTIFSVDWKNAKIAWQENNAGDGQPYRSSPAVMDGLMIIGSRSRKVLALDPANGNKVWDFTTKQRIDSSPVIAGDRVIVGAADGRLYCLDRKDGREIWQKQATGGFVGSAAVADGKIVIASDRGNVYCYGSKS, encoded by the coding sequence ATGCGCTCTGCCGAGAATCAGCTGTCGCGCCGCGAGGCCCTTCGCACGCTGGCTGCAACATCGCTGCTCGCATCGCCGTTGCTCGCCAACGCAAAACTCTTCGCCGCCGATCCAGTCGCGCTCCCCAAAGCGTCCGAGAAAAACTGGCCGCTGTTTCGGGGCGATGTGCTCGCCACTGGTTTGTCGCCGTCGAAAGTTCCCGACAAGGTCGACGAACTCTGGAAGATGACGGTCAAGGACGGCGCCTTCGAAGGAACGCCGGTGATCGTCGACGGTGTGGTTTATATCGGCGATCTCGACGGCAAGCTCTTCGCGCTCAATCTCAGCGACGGCAAAGAAAAGTGGCACTGGAAGATCGATAGCGGCTTTATGGCTGCACCCGCCGTGCGCGACGGACTGATTTATCTCGGCGATATCGACGGCGTGTGTCACTGCATCGATGCCGCGACCGGCAAAGAGAAGTGGAAGTTCACAGCCGAAGCCGAAGTCGACTCGAGCGCGAACTTCTGGCAAGACAAAGTCCTCTTCGGTTCGCAGGATCGTCACTTGTATTGCCTCGATGCCCAAACGGGAAAGCTCGTTTGGAAATTTGCAATCGACGATCAGATCCGTTGCACGCCGACGGTTGTCGGCGATCGCTGCTTCGTCGCCGGCTGCGATAGTAAACTGCACATCATCGATTTGAAGAAGGGCGCCGCCGAAACGAATGTGCCGATCGACGGTCCGACGGGCGTAACTCCAGCGGTTCTCGGCGATCACGTATTTTTCGGCACCGAGGGTGGCACGATTTTCAGCGTCGACTGGAAGAACGCCAAAATCGCCTGGCAAGAAAACAACGCCGGCGACGGCCAACCCTATCGCAGCTCCCCCGCCGTGATGGACGGCTTGATGATCATCGGCAGCCGTTCGCGCAAAGTGCTGGCCCTCGATCCCGCCAACGGTAACAAGGTTTGGGATTTCACCACCAAGCAGCGGATCGACAGTTCACCGGTGATCGCCGGCGACCGCGTGATCGTAGGCGCCGCCGATGGCCGGCTGTATTGCCTCGATCGCAAAGACGGCCGCGAGATCTGGCAAAAGCAAGCCACCGGCGGCTTCGTCGGCTCGGCCGCAGTTGCAGATGGCAAGATCGTGATCGCGAGCGATCGCGGGAATGTGTATTGCTATGGAAGTAAAAGCTGA
- a CDS encoding metallophosphoesterase — protein sequence MPARTLAIGDIHGCHVAFQTLLALVKPTAEDTLIILGDVVDRGLDTKACIEEILRLQDECLVISIMGNHEEMMRDSIQKSFMMEMWLQFGGDAVLQSYGGGIDKIPPAHLKWLSHLRPFYETPKEIFVHAKLDPWLPLGQQGDYDLRWKKLEGNEPAHMSGKRSVCGHTPQKDGYPLSFDGWVCLDTNCCRGGWLTCLDVTTDHVWQTNEAAQFREFELADYA from the coding sequence ATGCCCGCGCGCACTCTCGCCATCGGCGATATTCACGGCTGTCATGTCGCATTCCAGACGCTGCTTGCGCTCGTCAAACCCACGGCCGAAGACACGCTGATCATTCTCGGCGATGTTGTCGATCGCGGGCTCGATACCAAAGCGTGCATCGAAGAAATCTTGCGACTGCAGGACGAGTGCCTGGTCATTTCGATCATGGGCAATCACGAAGAGATGATGCGCGACTCGATTCAAAAGAGCTTCATGATGGAGATGTGGCTGCAGTTCGGCGGCGATGCCGTGCTGCAATCGTACGGTGGCGGCATCGACAAAATTCCGCCCGCGCATTTGAAGTGGCTGTCGCACCTCAGGCCGTTCTATGAAACGCCGAAGGAAATTTTCGTGCATGCGAAGCTCGACCCCTGGCTGCCGCTGGGGCAGCAAGGAGACTACGACCTGCGCTGGAAAAAACTCGAGGGCAATGAGCCAGCACACATGTCCGGCAAACGGAGTGTCTGCGGCCACACGCCGCAGAAAGATGGCTATCCACTGAGCTTCGACGGTTGGGTCTGCCTCGACACCAACTGCTGCCGCGGAGGCTGGCTCACCTGCCTCGACGTGACCACCGACCACGTCTGGCAAACCAACGAAGCCGCCCAATTCCGCGAATTCGAACTCGCCGACTACGCCTAA
- a CDS encoding iron-containing alcohol dehydrogenase, producing MTAFDFQPRTRIVFGPDKIDALGELASEIGGRRALIVSDPGVIAAGHTARGIASLVRAGIEVQLFGGVHENPNTDDVDAGVKLARRHDIQLIVGLGGGSAMDCAKGINFLLTNGGEMKDYWGVGKALKPMLPMIAIPTTAGTGSETQSFALISDAQTHVKMACGDKKAACRVAILDPKLTVTQPPRVTSLTGIDAISHALETFVCTKRNAASLAFSREAWRLLAGHFAKVIDHPTDVEARGAMLLGASFAGLAIENSMLGAAHALANPLTTHFDIPHGQAVGLMLPHVIRFNSVEVEPWYLDLLSTMPANGAGPVPKTVDELAHFVAALTLKAGLKTKLEELRVSYDKLPQLAEEAATQWTGTFNPRKVGAAELLTLYQQAF from the coding sequence ATGACCGCTTTCGATTTTCAACCGCGCACTCGGATTGTGTTTGGTCCGGACAAGATCGATGCGTTGGGAGAATTGGCATCGGAGATCGGTGGCCGGCGAGCACTCATCGTCAGCGATCCCGGCGTGATCGCCGCCGGGCACACGGCGCGGGGCATTGCTTCGCTCGTGCGAGCTGGCATCGAAGTGCAACTCTTCGGCGGCGTGCATGAAAATCCCAACACCGACGACGTCGATGCCGGTGTGAAGCTCGCGCGGCGGCACGACATTCAGCTGATCGTCGGTCTCGGCGGTGGTAGCGCGATGGACTGTGCGAAGGGGATTAACTTCCTGCTCACCAACGGCGGTGAGATGAAGGACTACTGGGGCGTCGGCAAAGCACTGAAGCCGATGCTGCCAATGATTGCCATACCGACGACGGCCGGGACTGGCAGCGAGACGCAGTCGTTCGCGCTCATCAGCGATGCTCAGACGCACGTGAAGATGGCCTGCGGCGATAAGAAGGCCGCTTGCCGTGTGGCGATTCTCGATCCAAAGCTAACAGTGACGCAGCCGCCGCGAGTCACTTCGCTGACCGGCATCGATGCAATTTCGCATGCACTCGAAACATTCGTTTGTACGAAGCGAAATGCGGCTTCGCTGGCTTTCAGTCGCGAAGCGTGGCGGCTACTGGCGGGGCACTTCGCCAAGGTGATCGATCACCCGACCGATGTCGAAGCCCGCGGCGCAATGCTTCTCGGCGCGAGTTTCGCCGGCCTGGCGATCGAAAACAGCATGCTCGGCGCCGCCCACGCGCTGGCCAATCCGTTGACGACGCATTTTGATATTCCCCATGGCCAAGCCGTTGGCCTGATGTTGCCGCATGTGATTCGCTTCAACAGCGTGGAAGTCGAGCCTTGGTATCTCGACCTTCTCAGCACGATGCCCGCAAATGGCGCCGGCCCGGTGCCGAAGACCGTTGATGAACTCGCGCACTTTGTCGCCGCACTCACGCTTAAAGCGGGGCTGAAGACGAAGCTAGAAGAATTGCGAGTCTCGTACGACAAATTGCCGCAACTCGCCGAAGAAGCCGCCACGCAGTGGACCGGCACGTTTAACCCGCGAAAGGTGGGGGCCGCCGAACTTTTGACGCTTTATCAGCAGGCCTTCTGA
- a CDS encoding glycine cleavage system protein H, whose amino-acid sequence MSEPLTFEMGKFVAEFPTDRLYAKNHMWAERRGDSGTNAVLRFGFSAYAVRLLQDVYFLDWTIDAGVPLREKQEIGNIESKKAESSLYSPIAGELLQFNGELLSDPSAINVDKYGNGWLFEMQPAAVDKSPLLTPPEYLQHLAAVWEVTQRTIKGQMNE is encoded by the coding sequence TTGAGCGAGCCGCTGACGTTTGAGATGGGGAAGTTCGTCGCGGAGTTTCCCACGGACCGCCTTTACGCGAAGAACCACATGTGGGCCGAGCGACGTGGCGATTCTGGCACAAATGCAGTGCTGCGCTTCGGCTTCTCCGCTTACGCGGTTCGTTTGCTGCAGGACGTTTACTTTCTCGATTGGACAATCGATGCCGGTGTGCCGCTGCGGGAAAAGCAGGAGATCGGCAACATCGAAAGCAAAAAAGCCGAGAGCAGCTTATACTCACCCATCGCTGGCGAGTTGCTGCAGTTCAACGGCGAGTTGCTGTCCGATCCCTCGGCGATCAATGTCGACAAGTACGGCAATGGTTGGCTGTTTGAGATGCAACCCGCGGCCGTTGATAAAAGTCCGCTCCTCACGCCGCCCGAGTATTTGCAGCATCTGGCCGCCGTGTGGGAAGTGACGCAGCGGACGATCAAGGGGCAGATGAACGAGTAA
- a CDS encoding trans-sulfuration enzyme family protein yields MTNPNQHFRTRAIHVGQDRDPQTGAVVPPIHVASTFVQPGAGVWGQFDYSRSGNPTRSAFEATIANLEGGVGGLAFASGMAATHCATMLLDSGDHLLAGGDIYGGTFRLLHKVINHSGVSVSLAPSTDLAKFEQAIKPNTKLIWIESPGNPLMSITDIAAIAEIAHKHGALLGVDNTFATPVLTRPLELGADIVMHSATKYIGGHSDLLGGALVVRDKALRDRLYFFQNATGGVMGPFESFLASRGLKTLELRVREQSKTALKLAEWLLQDPRIKRVLYPGLPGHPGHSIAAKQMDGAFGAMLTFETKGDFQQTKRVCEQTKLFQLAVSLGAVESLIEQPASMSHASYDAAARAEHGISDGLIRLSVGLEAFEDLRDDLNQALQV; encoded by the coding sequence ATGACCAATCCCAACCAACATTTTCGCACCCGGGCCATCCACGTCGGACAAGATCGCGATCCGCAGACCGGCGCCGTGGTGCCGCCCATTCACGTCGCCTCAACTTTCGTGCAGCCTGGCGCTGGCGTGTGGGGGCAGTTCGATTACTCTCGCAGCGGCAACCCCACGCGTTCGGCGTTCGAAGCCACCATCGCCAATCTCGAAGGCGGCGTCGGCGGACTGGCCTTTGCCAGCGGCATGGCCGCGACGCACTGCGCCACGATGCTCCTCGACAGCGGCGATCATCTGCTGGCCGGCGGCGATATCTACGGCGGCACGTTTCGGCTGCTGCATAAGGTGATCAATCACAGCGGCGTGTCGGTGTCGCTCGCGCCGAGCACCGATCTTGCCAAGTTCGAACAAGCCATCAAGCCGAATACGAAGCTGATCTGGATCGAATCGCCTGGCAATCCGCTGATGTCGATCACCGATATTGCCGCCATCGCTGAGATCGCGCACAAACACGGCGCGCTGCTCGGCGTCGACAATACATTTGCCACGCCGGTCCTCACGCGACCCCTCGAACTCGGCGCCGATATCGTGATGCACTCGGCCACCAAGTACATTGGCGGCCACAGCGATTTGCTCGGCGGTGCGCTCGTCGTGCGCGACAAGGCACTCCGCGACCGACTCTACTTCTTCCAAAATGCCACCGGTGGCGTGATGGGCCCGTTCGAATCGTTTCTCGCCAGTCGCGGCCTGAAGACGCTCGAGCTGCGCGTGCGCGAACAATCAAAGACCGCGCTGAAGCTCGCCGAATGGCTGCTGCAAGATCCTCGCATCAAGCGCGTGCTGTATCCGGGGCTGCCCGGCCATCCTGGTCACTCGATTGCCGCGAAGCAAATGGACGGCGCGTTCGGAGCCATGCTCACGTTCGAAACGAAGGGCGATTTTCAGCAGACCAAGCGTGTCTGCGAACAGACGAAGCTCTTTCAGTTGGCCGTCAGCCTCGGCGCGGTAGAATCGCTCATCGAACAACCGGCGTCGATGTCGCACGCCAGTTACGATGCAGCCGCCCGGGCCGAGCATGGCATTAGCGATGGCTTGATCCGCCTGTCGGTCGGCTTGGAAGCGTTCGAGGATTTGCGCGACGATCTGAATCAGGCGCTGCAGGTGTAA